One part of the Candida albicans SC5314 chromosome R, complete sequence genome encodes these proteins:
- the DRS1 gene encoding putative ATP-dependent RNA helicase (Putative nucleolar DEAD-box protein; Hap43-induced; mutation confers hypersensitivity to 5-fluorouracil (5-FU), tubercidin (7-deazaadenosine); Tbf1-induced; repressed in core stress response), which produces MPDFILTIDSDEEVDVSDSEQLQDINPDFKFQIDGETTNTLEEFDFQENKVKEVDLDEIIKKKGGLKEESDDEELALDGFGMGASKQEEEEEEEEEEVEVPEVKEVVEPEDSAEAIADFYEESSPQQTHTSFQTLQLSRPVLKGIAELKFTKPTPIQSASIPIALLGKDIVAGAQTGSGKTGAYMIPIIERLLYKPSTSTKVIILTPTRELALQVYEFGKKLSHHVNNLNIGLAVGGLNLRQQEEQLKTRPDIVIATPGRLIDHIRNSPSFSVQDIQVLVIDEADRMLEEGFQDELTEILSLIPKHKRQTLLFSATMNTRIQDLIQLSLQKPVRIMIDPPKSVASKLLQQFVRIRKRDQLKPALLYQLLKGVSSRVVVFVARKETAHRLRIVLGLLGLKVSELHGALTQEQRLQNVKNFKSLEVPVLICTDLAARGLDIPKIELVINYDMPKTFEIYLHRVGRTARAGRDGTSITFVGESSQERAIVKSAIVNGKGVAKTVDWKQAEETNKLLESKESVIDEVLEEEKEAKELLRAEMELTKASNLIKHEQEIHSRPKRTWFKGEVMEQLTKHGKKVNSKKRKANEVRKDEGRSYKKTKTDRMKISNKKKSKK; this is translated from the coding sequence ATGCCAGATTTCATATTAACCATCGATAGTGACGAAGAAGTGGATGTATCCGACTCCGAACAACTCCAGGACATCAACCCTGACtttaaatttcaaatagATGGTGAAACTACCAACACATTAGAGgaatttgatttccaaGAAAATAAAGTCAAAGAAGTCGATTtagatgaaattattaaaaaaaagggcggattaaaagaagaaagtgatgatgaagaattagcTCTTGATGGGTTTGGAATGGGCGCAAGcaaacaagaagaagaagaggaagaagaggaagaagaagtagaagTGCCGGAAGTCAAAGAGGTAGTAGAGCCAGAGGACTCAGCTGAAGCTATTGCAGACTTCTACGAAGAATCTTCCCCACAACAAACTCACACTTCTTTCCAGACCTTACAGTTGTCACGTCCAGTATTAAAAGGTATTGCCGAGCTCAAATTCACTAAACCAACCCCTATTCAATCTGCAAGTATCCCCATTGCGTTACTCGGAAAAGATATTGTTGCTGGTGCTCAAACCGGGTCTGGTAAAACCGGTGCTTACATGATCccaattattgaaagattGTTATACAAACCCTCAACTTCCACCAAAGTCATCATCTTGACCCCTACAAGAGAGTTGGCGTTACAAGTTTACGAGTTTGGCAAAAAGCTTTCGCACCACGTCAACAACCTCAACATCGGTTTGGCGGTCGGTGGGTTGAATTTACGTcaacaagaagaacaattgaaaacacGCCCAGATATCGTCATCGCAACACCAGGTAGACTTATTGACCATATTCGTAACAGTCCCTCATTCAGTGTACAGGATATCCAAGTATTAGTCATTGATGAAGCCGATAGAATGTTGGAAGAAGGGTTCCAAGACGAATTGACAGAAATTTTGTCGTTAATCCCAAAACACAAACGTCAAACTCTTTTATTCTCAGCCACAATGAATACCAGAATCCAGGATTTGATCCAATTGTCATTACAAAAACCAGTGCGTATCATGATTGACCCACCAAAATCAGTGGCTTCAAAGTTATTGCAGCAGTTTGTTCGTATCAGAAAAAGAGACCAGCTAAAACCAGCATTGTTATACCAGTTATTAAAAGGTGTGTCCAGCAGAGTGGTTGTTTTCGTTGCACGAAAGGAAACAGCTCACCGATTACGTATTGTGCTTGGACTTTTGGGTCTAAAAGTATCTGAACTACATGGTGCATTAACACAAGAACAAAGATTGCAGAATGTCAAAAACTTCAAGTCGTTGGAAGTACCAGTTTTGATATGTACCGACTTGGCAGCAAGAGGGTTGGATATCCCCAAAATCGAATTGGTCATTAATTACGATATGCCAAAAACATTTGAAATCTATTTGCATAGAGTGGGAAGGACTGCCAGAGCTGGAAGAGACGGGACATCTATCACATTTGTTGGAGAATCAAGCCAAGAAAGAGCTATTGTCAAATCTGCCATCGTCAACGGCAAAGGTGTAGCCAAAACTGTCGACTGGAAACAAGCGgaagaaacaaataaactTCTCGAATCCAAGGAATCTGTAATAGATGAAGTGTTagaggaagaaaaagaggCAAAGGAGTTGCTTCGTGCCGAAATGGAACTCACCAAGGCATCCAACCTTATCAAACACGAACAAGAAATACATTCACGTCCAAAAAGAACTTGGTTTAAAGGTGAAGTCATGGAACAGCTCACTAAACATGGTAAGAAAGTGAACTCCAAAAAGAGAAAGGCCAATGAAGTGAGGAAAGATGAAGGCAGAAGCTacaaaaaaactaaaaccGATAGAATGAAAATCTctaacaagaaaaaaagtaaaaagtGA
- the YHB4 gene encoding Yhb4p (Protein related to flavohemoglobins; not required for wild-type nitric oxide resistance; has predicted globin, FAD-binding, and NAD(P)-binding domains but lacks some conserved residues of flavohemoglobins; Hap43p-repressed gene), producing the protein MPIDINTKAKCYFDTRPLTKGERKIIKDSIPILEYLDIQFGEKFFKRLIKQFPQYKPYFNETHLKLLRQPRSFHHCLLEFARNIDDLRPMKDFIMRIASKHVARQVSPDQYRVFGQVLVEVMMDQFPKEFVDQEFVEAWTMAFRILANILINIEVREYQDKPWYGFKAFRVTRLQPECVGTKSFFITPVDGTPVPIPKRGQYLCMRWKFPGEKQERLREYTISEFPKNNEYRITVRYIPGGKVTTYIHEKLAVGDIVQVSPPCGDCYYRSSKRNMVMLAGGNGVVALAPMIEKGLAEGRKVKFLYSNRSTETRSFGQFFRDLKQKYGDQLEVVEYLSRRRVIDPIDKYYRRSLTVEDLDFIVPEDDVYLIGPRTYMKMIEDYLKGRGVNVTLDYFGPQEV; encoded by the coding sequence ATGCCAATTGATATCAACACTAAGGCAAAGTGTTATTTTGATACTAGACCCTTAACTAAAggggaaagaaaaatcatcAAAGATTCTATTCCCATACTTGAATATCTTGATATTCAGTTTGGAGAgaagtttttcaaaaggCTAATTAAACAGTTTCCACAATACAAACCCTATTTCAATGAAACGCACCTCAAGTTATTGCGTCAACCACGTAGTTTCCATCATTGCTTGTTGGAATTTGCAagaaatattgatgatttgagACCAATGAAGGATTTCATTATGAGAATTGCGTCAAAACATGTTGCAAGACAAGTCAGTCCCGATCAGTATCGAGTTTTTGGGCAGGTTTTGGTAGAAGTTATGATGGATCAGTTCCCGAAAGAATTTGTCGATCAGGAATTTGTGGAAGCATGGACTATGGCATTTAGGATTTTGGCcaatatattgataaacATAGAAGTTAGAGAGTACCAAGATAAACCATGGTATGGATTTAAAGCATTTAGAGTTACACGATTGCAACCAGAATGTGTAGGTACTAAATCTTTTTTCATTACCCCAGTTGATGGAACGCCAGTTCCAATCCCTAAACGTGGTCAGTACTTGTGTATGCGGTGGAAGTTCCCAGGTGAAAAACAGGAGAGGTTAAGAGAGTACACGATATCGGAATTCCCCAAAAACAACGAGTATAGAATTACAGTTAGGTATATCCCAGGTGGAAAGGTAACTACGTATATACATGAAAAGCTAGCAGTGGGTGATATTGTACAGGTATCGCCCCCGTGTGGTGATTGTTATTACCGCTCGTCAAAGAGAAATATGGTTATGTTAGCAGGTGGAAATGGGGTGGTCGCTCTAGCTCCAATGATTGAGAAAGGGTTGGCTGAAGGAAGGAAGGTCAAGTTCTTATATTCGAACAGGTCTACTGAAACGAGATCATTTGGACAGTTTTTTAGAGATCTCAAGCAAAAGTATGGCGATCAGCTTGAGGTTGTCGAGTATTTATCACGACGCAGGGTTATTGATCCGATTGATAAGTATTATAGACGGTCGTTGACGGTAGAGGATTTGGATTTTATTGTCCCCGAAGATGATGTGTACTTGATTGGGCCCAGGACATATATGAAAATGATTGAAGATTACTTGAAGGGCAGAGGTGTGAATGTTACATTAGACTATTTTGGTCCCCAAGAAGTGTAG
- the PRO1 gene encoding glutamate 5-kinase (Putative gamma-glutamyl kinase; transcript regulated by Nrg1; regulated by Gcn2 and Gcn4; Hap43-repressed gene; early-stage flow model biofilm induced gene) codes for MTKQFTIVIKLGTSSLVDEVTREPRIANMSLIVETMVRLRRQGHKIVIVSSGAIACGMKQVGLEEKPANLSAVQALASIGQVRLIRTFDDLFRQLEQPIAQILLTRNDIMDFTQYKNAQNTLNELMDMGIIPIVNENDTLSVSEIKFGDNDSLSAITAGIIHADYLFLMTDVECLYTDNPRTNPDAQPILVVDKIDDLHVKTDTESGAGSKVGTGGMTTKLIAADLATNAGVTTIITLSSQPYYIIDIVAHIQAHADTLSVENQRLALQKDIQQGKIPLHTRFLSKPQDTLIKSDRRFWLLHGLKTKGALVIDQGCFQALTRRNRAGLLPVGILHVVGNFHQSECVSIKVVPDKNGAIDDAVEVGHCRVNYSAPEITLIKGHKSSEIEAILGYADSEYVAHRDNLAFPPVMPPSTDSLISDSL; via the coding sequence ATGACAAAGCAATTCACCATAGTCATTAAACTTGGGACCTCATCCCTTGTAGATGAGGTTACCAGAGAACCAAGAATAGCCAACATGTCGCTTATAGTCGAAACGATGGTTAGACTACGCCGCCAGGGCCACAAAATCGTCATTGTCTCGTCTGGGGCAATTGCATGTGGAATGAAACAAGTTGgattagaagaaaaaccTGCAAATTTATCAGCAGTGCAGGCTTTGGCTTCTATCGGACAAGTGCGACTTATTAGAACctttgatgatttattcCGGCAATTAGAACAACCGATAGCCCAGATTTTACTCACAAGAAACGACATAATGGACTTCACTCAATACAAGAACGCTCAAAATACATTGAATGAGTTGATGGATATGGGGATCATTCCTATAGTCAATGAAAACGATACATTATCAGTTTCTGAAATCAAGTTTGGTGATAACGATAGTTTGTCGGCCATCACAGCCGGGATCATTCATGCCGATTATTTGTTTCTCATGACCGACGTCGAGTGTTTGTATACCGACAACCCAAGAACCAACCCAGACGCACAACCTATATTGGTAGTCGACAAGATTGATGATTTGCATGTGAAGACTGATACCGAGTCTGGTGCTGGATCTAAAGTCGGGACTGGTGGGATGACCACGAAATTGATTGCTGCCGATTTAGCAACCAATGCTGGTGTGACCACGATCATAACATTATCGAGTCAACCATATTacattattgatattgttgcCCATATACAGGCTCATGCAGATACATTATCGGTTGAAAACCAGCGTCTTGCGTTACAAAAGGATATCCAACAGGGTAAAATTCCATTGCATACAAGATTTTTGAGCAAGCCCCAAGATACATTAATCAAATCTGATCGCAGATTCTGGTTATTACATGGATTAAAAACTAAGGGAGCATTAGTCATCGACCAAGGGTGTTTCCAAGCATTGACAAGACGTAATCGTGCAGGATTATTACCGGTTGGTATACTTCATGTTGTGGGGAATTTTCACCAAAGTGAATGTGTATCGATCAAAGTTGTCCCTGATAAGAATGGTGCTATTGATGATGCAGTTGAAGTGGGCCATTGCAGAGTAAATTACCTGGCCCCAGAAATCACCCTAATTAAAGGTCATAAAAGTAGTGAAATTGAAGCAATTCTAGGTTATGCTGATAGTGAATATGTGGCACATAGAGATAATTTAGCATTCCCACCAGTCATGCCACCTTCAACAGATTCGTTGATCTCGGATAGTTTATAG
- a CDS encoding CORVET complex subunit (Ortholog of S. cerevisiae Vps3; CORVET tethering complex component involved in vacuolar protein sorting; Hap43-repressed gene) has product MDDVGRIRYQISPVIESIHLEDETITDITTYENNLYVGTSNGQLLHFHRFDDTTEYIPITTINVGTHSVSKILCIESIQRLLVISNRIVLSYVLPELSPCRMKKMKDVTDLQKLDSSVLVLSPTKIRIINIQADTITLAKEINYQGGVACRSCKDSNFIVVANNESYDIIDLDNNRKVPLFSYKSESTVHPWIIPFDGEYLLSVSSDTNTSMAMFINSVGDVTRGTLTWVDKGYPENSIALEGEYVFALFKNKMIVSSLVSLDTVLEMENPGYTITKVPPAIVNDKSLANIIDTIQPTASLILTNGKQIFGLHKVHKLVEIQQQFINDSLTELNPASYTGNARDYITYLALVQAVITKNDDKFWEFANQETNEQLVVSPQFVFYILGGGEKHLPFPGLKEICQHYGTYKNDKLLKKYIQGLPDKYLSTDIKLYYYQNCTNEEGLAFTERVTFEDNPQPIIDLLIHQHRIKCASEVYKKVPLLIEYNTFINKHLSDSLVDDAVALLLSGKLDENEYSKTLISLLKFDDKRGIGVLKNGPSKYYNINQTVMKDLSETTQDEKGYLLLRIELMEITENSSEELLQLIVQAMNLLYDSLKDEFTLLHQEFRRLNSLENERWPKLSWPNFLDISGKSKELSTFVELYLKSFELAREAPDGPIFDYHRMFNNHDIDALLEFGDYSTAESIATGTNPFPKKTFYGTMDFTSQPSTTGLIQILNFYLTQYSSGKQVENTIKHFAEAYYHTIAPWQFLQLIPPDFPLAHLVGYFHLVTTDQTQQYRDVLIRKSISRAENLRTKKLLDVSK; this is encoded by the coding sequence ATGGATGATGTGGGAAGAATACGTTATCAGATCTCTCCTGTGATTGAAAGTATACACCTAGAAGATGAGACTATCACAGATATAACCACATACGAGAACAACTTATATGTTGGCACAAGCAATGGCCAACTATTGCATTTCCACCGATTCGACGACACAACAGAATATATCCCCATAACTACTATCAACGTGGGGACTCACTCCGTATCCAAAATCTTATGCATTGAGTCTATTCAGAGACTACTTGTCATATCAAATCGTATTGTCTTGTCCTATGTCTTGCCAGAACTTTCCCCATGTCGaatgaaaaagatgaaGGATGTTACTGATTTACAGAAGTTGGACAGTCTGGTGCTCGTTTTGTCGCCGACAAAGATCAGAATCATAAACATACAAGCGGATACCATTACGTTAGCAAAAGAGATAAATTACCAAGGAGGAGTGGCGTGTCGATCGTGCAAAGATAGCAATTTTATTGTGGTCGCCAACAACGAGAGTTACGATATTATAGATTTAGACAATAATAGAAAAGTTCCCTTATTTAGCTACAAGTCAGAGTCAACAGTCCACCCATGGATCATACCATTTGACGGAGAATACTTGTTGTCAGTTCTGTCAGATACCAACACGTCCATGGCAATGTTTATAAATAGTGTGGGAGATGTTACGCGTGGAACCTTGACATGGGTGGACAAAGGGTACCCCGAAAACTCAATTGCCCTTGAGGGTGAGTACGTTTTTGCATTGTTTAAAAACAAGATGATTGTTTCGTCGTTGGTTTCACTTGACACAGTTTTGGAAATGGAAAATCCGGGATACACTATCACGAAAGTGCCACCGGCAATTGTCAATGACAAGAGCTTGGCAAATATCATAGATACTATTCAACCTACGGCCAGTTTGATTTTGACTAATGGGAAACAAATATTTGGTTTACACAAAGTACACAAATTAGTGGAAATACAGCAACAGTTTATAAATGACAGTCTAACAGAATTAAACCCCGCAAGCTATACTGGTAATGCCAGGGATTATATCACCTACCTTGCATTGGTCCAAGCTGTAATTACCAAAAATGATGACAAGTTTTGGGAATTTGCCAACCAGGAAACAAATGAGCAGTTGGTTGTTTCACCACAGTTTGTGTTCTATATATTGGGTGGAGGTGAAAAGCATCTCCCATTCCCTGGTCTCAAAGAAATATGCCAACACTACGGAACGTATAAGAATGACAAATTACTCAAAAAGTATATCCAGGGCTTGCCGGACAAATACTTATCAACTGATATCAAACTTTATTACTACCAGAATTGCACGAACGAGGAAGGCCTCGCATTCACCGAAAGAGTTACTTTTGAAGATAACCCCCAACCTATCATTGACTTACTCATCCATCAACACAGGATAAAATGTGCATCAGAAGTGTATAAGAAAGTTCCTTTACTAATCGAGTACAACACATTTATAAACAAGCATTTACTGGATTCATTGGTTGACGATGCAGTAGCGCTTCTTTTATCAGGAAAACTTGACGAAAATgaatattcaaaaacatTGATTAGCTTGCtaaaatttgatgataaaaGGGGAATTGGCGTACTTAAAAATGGCCCTTCTAAATACTACAATATCAACCAAACTGTAATGAAAGACCTATCAGAAACCACACAGGACGAAAAAGGGTATTTGCTTCTACGCATAGAGTTGATGGAAATTACAGAAAACTCATCAGAAGAATTGCTACAACTTATCGTACAAGCCATGAACCTATTATATGACAGCCTCAAGGATGAATTTACACTTTTGCATCAAGAATTTAGACGCCTCAATTCATTGGAGAACGAGAGATGGCCAAAACTATCCTGGCCAAACTTTCTTGATATAAGTGGAAAATCCAAAGAGCTACTGACATTTGTTGAGCTTTACTTAAAATCGTTTGAATTGGCACGTGAGGCGCCCGATGGACCCATCTTTGACTACCACAGAATGTTTAACAACCACGACATTGACGCTTTATTGGAGTTTGGCGATTATTCAACAGCTGAATCAATAGCAACAGGAACAAATCCCTTCCCGAAAAAGACCTTTTATGGAACAATGGATTTCACTTCACAACCAAGCACCACCGGACTCATACAAATCCTCAATTTTTACTTGACGCAGTACTCCTCTGGCAAGCAAGTAGAAAATACGATTAAACACTTTGCTGAGGCTTACTATCATACTATCGCACCATGGCAGTTTCTCCAACTAATCCCACCAGACTTCCCACTAGCGCATTTAGTCGGCTATTTCCATTTAGTCACGACCGATCAAACCCAACAATACAGAGACGTTTTGATTAGAAAGTCTATTTCTAGAGCCGAAAATCTACGTACAAAAAAACTCTTAGATGTATCCAAGTAG
- a CDS encoding 4-hydroxybenzoate octaprenyltransferase (Ortholog(s) have 4-hydroxybenzoate octaprenyltransferase activity, role in ubiquinone biosynthetic process and integral component of mitochondrial membrane, mitochondrial inner membrane localization), with protein MLVFRRPVYQLFTRGFAYSRIIRNEAKVPKFSPVELEAARLAREAGLGWLKHFPRKVIPYLELMRLEKPVGTWLLLLPCYWGITMASYSIAAPLWVTTKAIALFSVGALVMRGAGCTINDIWDRNLDNQVARTMERPITSGRVSVPQAVAWLGVQCFAGLAVLLSLPFECFYLGALSLPFVAAYPLFKRFTYYPQAMLSICFSWGCLLGFPAVGAPLNLWVAVPLFISNWIWCLTYDTIYAHQDKKFDIKAGIKSTALAWGDKTKPIMKGLTVAQAGFYGFAGFMNSMGPGFYIAGAYAIARLYNQILKVDLDNPKSCWSAFTSNIGTGFIFWYGIVFDYILLLLGYI; from the coding sequence ATGCTAGTTTTTAGACGTCCAGTATACCAGCTCTTTACAAGAGGGTTTGCTTATTCAAGAATAATTCGCAATGAAGCAAAAGTTCCCAAATTTTCTCCAGTAGAATTGGAGGCAGCTCGTTTGGCACGAGAAGCAGGGTTAGGTTGGTTGAAACATTTCCCTCGTAAAGTGATTCCCTATTTAGAGTTAATGCGTTTGGAGAAGCCAGTGGGTAcgtggttgttgttgcttcCTTGTTATTGGGGTATAACCATGGCATCGTACTCTATAGCAGCACCGTTGTGGGTGACTACCAAAGCAATTGCATTGTTTTCTGTGGGTGCGTTAGTAATGAGGGGTGCTGGGTGTACCATCAATGATATTTGGGATAGAAATTTGGATAACCAGGTTGCCCGTACTATGGAGAGACCAATTACCAGTGGAAGAGTTTCAGTCCCACAAGCTGTTGCGTGGTTGGGCGTACAATGTTTTGCCGGGTTGGCAGTGCTATTAAGTTTGCCATTTGAATGTTTTTATTTAGGTGCGTTGTCGTTGCCGTTTGTTGCCGCATACCCGTTGTTTAAACGGTTTACGTACTATCCACAGGCAATGTTGTCGATTTGTTTTAGTTGGGGGTGTCTCTTGGGGTTCCCTGCTGTTGGGGCGCCATTGAATTTATGGGTTGCTGTGCCATTGTTTATTTCCAACTGGATTTGGTGTTTGACATATGATACGATCTATGCACATCAAGATAAGAAGTTTGACATCAAGGCTGGTATAAAGTCTACTGCATTGGCATGGGGCGACAAAACTAAACCTATAATGAAAGGGTTGACGGTTGCACAAGCCGGTTTTTATGGTTTTGCTGGTTTTATGAACTCTATGGGTCCTGGGTTTTATATTGCTGGTGCATATGCTATTGCAAGATTGTACAACCAAATTCTTAAAGTCGATTTGGACAATCCAAAGAGTTGTTGGAGTGCATTTACATCGAATATTGGTACCGGGTTTATCTTTTGGTATGGAATTGTGTTTGACTATATATTGTTGCTACTTGGATACATCTAA
- a CDS encoding anaphase promoting complex subunit 11 (Ortholog(s) have ubiquitin-protein transferase activity, role in anaphase-promoting complex-dependent proteasomal ubiquitin-dependent protein catabolic process, protein ubiquitination and anaphase-promoting complex localization) — protein MKVEIVEWKSYCTWHWDLASSDGYVDELCGICRVSYDGTCPNCKYPGDQCPIVLGSGCTHNFHLHCILKWLEQETSKGLCPMCRQIFTFKEQKKQTPEEVAKLKKLIDGHKVMRERPEQADQEFEEYVPETIG, from the coding sequence ATGAAGGTGGAAATAGTTGAATGGAAGAGTTATTGCACGTGGCACTGGGACCTTGCATCATCAGATGGATACGTAGATGAGTTGTGTGGTATATGTCGTGTTTCGTATGATGGAACGTGTCCAAATTGTAAATATCCCGGAGATCAGTGTCCTATTGTGTTGGGGTCAGGTTGTACACACAATTTCCACTTGCATTGCATACTAAAATGGTTAGAACAAGAAACATCAAAAGGTCTTTGTCCAATGTGCAGACAGATATTTACATTCaaagaacaaaagaagCAAACACCAGAAGAGGTGGCAaaactaaagaaattgattgatggTCATAAAGTTATGAGAGAACGGCCAGAGCAGGCAGATCAAGAGTTTGAGGAGTATGTTCCTGAAACGATTGGATAG